In Synergistaceae bacterium, the following are encoded in one genomic region:
- a CDS encoding Mrp/NBP35 family ATP-binding protein: MATESNCTHNCDGCKEECPEHDFSVAAHPLSSIDRVIGIVSGKGGVGKSLVTSLLAIEMQKQGHSSGILDADITGPSIPKIFGIKEMAATNEHGAIPITTKTGIDIMSVNLLLQDPTDPIIWRGPAIANIVKQFWSDVIWSGIEYLLVDMPPGTGDVPLTVFQSLPLNGIIIVTSPQELVSMIVEKAVKMAEQMSIPILGIIENLSYLSCPDCDKKIEIFGKSNVDTIAQKHGLKVLAKLPLNPAVATLCDHGEIESFNEDWLKEAVKEIEELFKNTEDN, encoded by the coding sequence ATGGCTACTGAATCAAACTGCACACACAACTGCGATGGCTGCAAGGAAGAGTGCCCCGAACATGACTTTTCTGTTGCAGCACATCCTCTTAGCTCAATAGACAGGGTTATTGGAATAGTAAGTGGAAAAGGCGGGGTAGGCAAATCTCTTGTTACCTCTCTCCTTGCTATAGAAATGCAAAAACAGGGACATTCGTCTGGCATACTTGATGCAGACATAACAGGCCCCTCAATTCCAAAAATATTTGGGATTAAAGAGATGGCAGCAACAAACGAACATGGTGCTATCCCTATAACAACAAAAACCGGCATAGATATAATGTCTGTAAATTTGCTATTACAGGATCCAACTGACCCAATTATATGGAGGGGCCCTGCAATAGCAAATATAGTAAAACAGTTCTGGAGCGATGTCATTTGGAGTGGGATAGAATATCTGCTTGTGGACATGCCTCCAGGAACAGGAGATGTCCCTCTCACTGTTTTTCAGTCACTGCCATTAAACGGCATAATTATAGTTACATCGCCACAAGAACTTGTCTCCATGATTGTCGAAAAGGCAGTTAAAATGGCGGAGCAGATGAGTATTCCTATATTAGGTATAATTGAGAACCTAAGTTATCTCTCCTGTCCTGATTGTGATAAAAAAATCGAAATTTTTGGCAAAAGTAATGTGGATACTATAGCTCAGAAACATGGATTAAAAGTTTTGGCAAAACTTCCTTTAAATCCTGCCGTGGCAACTCTTTGCGATCATGGAGAAATAGAAAGCTTTAATGAAGACTGGCTTAAAGAGGCTGTAAAAGAAATAGAAGAACTTTTCAAAAATACTGAAGATAATTAA
- a CDS encoding arsenate reductase family protein — translation MLFICYPNUGTCKKARAWLDKNKLTYTERNIKANNPSVEEITNWYEKSDFPLKKFFNTSGMKYRELQLTKKLPEMSEKEQIETLASDGMLLKRPILVTNDKILIGFKEEQWALFFRK, via the coding sequence ATGTTATTTATCTGTTATCCGAATTGAGGAACATGCAAAAAAGCCCGTGCATGGCTTGATAAGAATAAACTTACCTATACAGAACGCAATATAAAAGCTAACAATCCCTCTGTAGAAGAAATCACTAATTGGTATGAGAAAAGTGATTTTCCTCTTAAAAAATTCTTTAATACAAGTGGGATGAAATACAGAGAACTCCAGTTAACCAAAAAACTTCCGGAAATGAGCGAAAAGGAGCAGATAGAGACCTTAGCTTCAGACGGTATGCTGCTCAAACGACCTATTCTTGTCACCAATGATAAAATTCTTATTGGCTTTAAAGAGGAACAGTGGGCTCTTTTTTTTAGGAAATAG
- a CDS encoding Lrp/AsnC family transcriptional regulator has translation MDTIDRNKILEYLEKNAKLTAKEIASMLALTEQEVENEIKAMEDEQLICGYHAFINWDKTEDDKISALIELKVTPQRGMGYDSIAKKIYKYPEVESLYLMSAGGYDFTVILKKATMREIANFVTTKLAVMEEVRSTSTHIVLTKYKEFGIAIAEDKKDKRMVIAP, from the coding sequence TTGGATACAATAGACAGAAATAAGATACTCGAATATCTCGAGAAAAACGCAAAGCTAACAGCAAAAGAAATAGCTTCTATGCTTGCCCTCACTGAACAAGAAGTAGAAAATGAGATTAAAGCCATGGAGGACGAGCAGTTAATTTGCGGTTACCACGCCTTTATCAACTGGGATAAAACTGAGGATGATAAAATCTCAGCTCTTATAGAGTTAAAGGTCACTCCCCAAAGAGGTATGGGATATGACAGCATTGCAAAAAAAATATACAAATATCCAGAAGTAGAATCCCTATATCTCATGTCTGCTGGTGGCTATGATTTTACTGTAATTTTGAAAAAAGCCACAATGCGTGAAATCGCAAACTTCGTAACCACTAAGTTGGCTGTAATGGAAGAGGTCAGGAGTACCTCTACACATATAGTATTAACTAAATATAAAGAATTTGGAATTGCTATTGCCGAAGATAAAAAAGACAAAAGAATGGTTATTGCTCCATGA
- a CDS encoding aminotransferase class I/II-fold pyridoxal phosphate-dependent enzyme, with the protein MRDFICKKIKTLKPSGIRKLFDIANEMPNVISLGIGEPDFDTPWHIREEGINALQKGRTFYTSNSGLEELRVEICKYVEKKYGLNYNPESDVVVTVGGSEAIDIALRAIINPGDEIICPEPCFVSYQPCIIMSGGVSVPISLTADNSFKLTAKQLEDAITPKTKAILMSYPNNPTGAIMRLEDLEPLADVIIKHDILVITDEIYCELTYNGGHVSIASLPGMQERTILINGFSKSYAMTGWRLGYALAPSHILEYMLKIHQFGIMSSPTMSQYAAVKALQEGEKDIVAMRNAYNQRRRYILDAFKEMGLPCFEPYGAFYVFPDISEFGLHSEEFCQKFLEEENVAIVPGVAFGECADNYVRISYACSLNEIREAMKRLSKFLKRLRSNPV; encoded by the coding sequence ATGAGAGATTTTATCTGTAAAAAAATTAAAACATTAAAACCTTCCGGAATACGTAAGTTATTTGACATAGCTAATGAAATGCCAAATGTGATTTCTTTGGGTATAGGAGAACCTGATTTTGATACTCCTTGGCACATACGAGAAGAAGGCATAAATGCCCTCCAAAAAGGAAGAACCTTTTACACCTCGAATTCCGGGCTGGAAGAACTACGTGTTGAGATTTGCAAATATGTTGAGAAAAAATATGGGCTTAATTATAATCCTGAAAGTGACGTAGTGGTAACAGTCGGTGGCAGCGAAGCTATTGATATAGCACTACGTGCAATCATTAATCCAGGTGATGAAATAATTTGTCCCGAACCATGTTTTGTATCATATCAACCCTGTATTATTATGTCCGGAGGAGTTTCTGTCCCTATTTCTTTGACCGCAGATAATAGTTTTAAACTAACGGCAAAACAGCTGGAAGATGCTATAACTCCAAAAACAAAAGCCATTTTAATGTCTTATCCCAACAATCCAACCGGTGCAATAATGAGGCTGGAAGATCTTGAGCCTTTGGCAGATGTAATAATAAAACATGACATACTTGTTATAACAGATGAGATATATTGTGAGCTCACTTACAATGGGGGACATGTAAGCATCGCGTCCCTGCCTGGGATGCAAGAACGAACAATTCTTATAAACGGTTTTTCTAAGTCATATGCTATGACCGGCTGGAGACTAGGCTATGCTTTAGCCCCTTCTCATATTCTCGAATATATGTTAAAAATCCACCAGTTTGGCATAATGTCCTCTCCGACAATGAGTCAATATGCGGCTGTAAAAGCCCTACAAGAAGGAGAGAAAGACATTGTCGCGATGAGAAATGCATATAACCAAAGAAGACGATACATATTGGACGCATTTAAAGAAATGGGCTTGCCCTGTTTTGAGCCATATGGTGCGTTTTATGTATTTCCAGATATTTCTGAATTTGGATTGCATTCAGAAGAGTTTTGCCAGAAATTCCTAGAGGAAGAAAATGTAGCTATTGTACCAGGAGTGGCTTTTGGAGAATGTGCAGATAATTATGTCAGAATCTCATATGCCTGCTCTCTGAACGAGATACGTGAAGCCATGAAGCGCTTATCAAAATTTCTAAAAAGACTAAGAAGTAACCCCGTATAG